A genomic window from Phycisphaerales bacterium includes:
- a CDS encoding ShlB/FhaC/HecB family hemolysin secretion/activation protein codes for MRLSLLSVPRLNQTPRSSRGLQEMARVTALGLAAALAASAMAQPEPKPPIDINAVQPGGAPRPVQPAQPAGEPGTTTAPTTPTPAPTGAAQGPIAEDGDRYQVTRFIVTYQGERTDLPAIEDVLRSTAELGVTPEGYVAPRAGLPTTRVTVGDVADPAGGYFYRSAITAVCASIVETLARQGIAGVFVQLHPEDIDETNGQDLREGRKDLRLVVWTGVVGGIQTIASGDRLEGKIKAGTISRVNPDDPVHNRIRTQSPLDAGSLLHKEELDEFLFRLNRHPGRRVDVAVAPGDKPGEVLVDYLVAESRPWSVYAQISNTGTRATNTWRERFGFVHNQLTNHDDILRVDYITGGFTDAHSLSLNYEFPILSDQVRVRLYGTYSTFEASDVGFNAERFSGTTWAGGAELSTLLFQRRELFIDGLAGIRVSNVQVENTVTNLEGSETFALPYVGLRLDRTTESMGTYGGVTFEYQVPELAGTDEEEISNLGRRDADVEWPMLKWSLEHSFYLEPLLNPSGYAGTSDSGPLTLAHEISASVRGQYAFGQRVIANEEEVAGGFYSVRGYPESAVAGDSAVIGTLEYRFHLPRILPISDAGRWRWWGESPESARATPSWLGENFRMAPQQAFGRPDWDLIFRAFVDGAVVRSSQPRPPGEENDTLLGAGVGIEYQFKRNVSARLDLGVPLDETKDGVTSPGDARLHFSLTLLY; via the coding sequence ATGAGGCTGTCACTGTTGTCCGTGCCGCGCCTGAACCAGACGCCCCGTAGCAGCCGCGGACTGCAAGAGATGGCGCGGGTGACGGCGCTGGGGCTGGCGGCGGCGCTCGCGGCGTCGGCGATGGCGCAGCCGGAGCCCAAGCCGCCGATCGACATCAACGCGGTGCAGCCGGGCGGGGCTCCCCGCCCCGTGCAGCCGGCGCAGCCCGCGGGCGAGCCCGGTACGACGACGGCCCCGACCACTCCAACGCCGGCGCCCACGGGCGCGGCGCAGGGCCCGATCGCAGAGGATGGCGACCGCTACCAGGTGACGCGCTTCATCGTGACCTACCAGGGCGAGCGCACCGACCTGCCGGCCATCGAGGATGTGCTGCGTTCCACGGCCGAGCTGGGCGTAACGCCCGAGGGGTACGTCGCGCCGCGGGCCGGCCTTCCAACCACGCGCGTGACGGTGGGGGATGTGGCCGACCCGGCCGGTGGGTACTTCTACCGCTCGGCCATCACCGCGGTGTGCGCGTCGATCGTGGAGACGCTGGCGCGCCAGGGGATCGCCGGCGTGTTCGTGCAGCTGCACCCCGAGGACATCGACGAGACCAACGGCCAGGACCTGCGCGAGGGGCGCAAGGACCTGCGGCTGGTGGTATGGACGGGCGTGGTCGGCGGGATCCAGACCATCGCGTCGGGCGACCGCCTGGAGGGAAAGATCAAGGCGGGCACGATCTCCCGCGTGAACCCCGACGACCCGGTGCACAACCGCATCCGCACCCAGTCGCCGCTGGACGCGGGCAGCCTGCTGCACAAGGAGGAGCTGGACGAGTTCCTGTTCAGGCTGAACCGGCACCCGGGCCGGCGCGTGGACGTGGCGGTGGCGCCGGGCGACAAGCCGGGCGAGGTGCTGGTGGATTACCTCGTAGCGGAGAGCCGGCCGTGGTCTGTGTACGCGCAGATCTCAAACACGGGCACGCGTGCCACGAACACGTGGCGCGAGCGGTTCGGATTTGTGCACAACCAGCTGACGAACCACGACGACATCCTGCGGGTGGACTACATCACCGGCGGGTTCACCGATGCGCACTCCTTGTCCTTGAACTACGAGTTCCCGATCCTGTCGGACCAGGTGCGGGTGCGGTTGTACGGCACGTACTCGACCTTCGAGGCGTCGGACGTGGGCTTCAACGCCGAGCGGTTCAGCGGGACGACGTGGGCGGGCGGGGCGGAGCTCTCGACGCTGCTGTTCCAGCGGCGTGAGCTGTTCATCGACGGCCTGGCGGGCATCCGCGTGTCGAACGTGCAGGTTGAGAACACAGTCACCAACCTCGAGGGTTCGGAGACGTTCGCGCTGCCGTACGTGGGCCTGCGGCTGGACCGCACGACCGAGTCGATGGGCACCTACGGCGGGGTGACCTTTGAGTACCAGGTGCCGGAACTCGCCGGGACCGACGAGGAGGAGATCTCCAACCTCGGTCGGCGCGACGCCGACGTCGAGTGGCCGATGCTCAAGTGGTCGCTGGAGCACTCCTTCTATCTGGAGCCGCTGCTGAACCCGTCCGGCTACGCGGGCACGAGCGACAGCGGGCCGCTCACGCTGGCGCACGAGATCTCGGCGTCGGTCCGCGGCCAGTACGCCTTCGGCCAGCGCGTGATCGCCAACGAGGAAGAGGTCGCGGGCGGCTTCTATTCGGTCCGCGGGTACCCCGAATCGGCGGTGGCGGGCGACTCGGCCGTGATCGGCACGCTGGAGTACCGCTTCCACCTGCCGCGGATCCTGCCGATCTCCGACGCCGGCCGCTGGCGGTGGTGGGGCGAGTCGCCGGAATCCGCCCGGGCGACGCCGTCGTGGCTGGGGGAGAACTTCCGGATGGCCCCGCAGCAGGCGTTCGGGCGGCCGGACTGGGACCTGATCTTCCGGGCGTTCGTGGACGGGGCGGTGGTGCGGAGCAGCCAGCCCCGCCCGCCGGGCGAGGAGAACGACACCCTGCTTGGCGCGGGAGTCGGAATTGAGTATCAGTTCAAGCGCAATGTCAGCGCGCGTCTGGACTTGGGCGTGCCGCTGGATGAGACCAAGGACGGCGTGACCAGCCCGGGCGATGCGAGACTGCACTTCTCGTTGACCCTGCTGTACTAA